The Devosia sp. 1566 sequence GGCGGCTAGCGTGCCGTCCGCCCGAGCTGAACAGGGCCCGACTTCTGGCTTACCAGCCGCTGCCCTTGAGGTCGGTCAGATCGAGTTCCAGTACTTCGAGGTTCTCTGCGGCCGAGCCATTGCCCGAAAGCGTGTCATGCACAGCGCTCCAGAACAGCGAGGAGACCTGGTTGTAATCCGCCTTGGTCGGGGCCGATGGACGCGGCACCGCATTCTGGAAGATTTCCTTCCAGTTCGGCACGATCGGCGCGGCCTCGGCGATTTCGGCATCGTCATAAAGGGCTTCGATCGTGGGTAATTGCGTCTGGTTGATCGCCCGCGCTTTTTGCACTTCGGGCGAGCTCAGGAACAAGGCCAGCTCGATGGCCGCATCGGGATCCTGGGAATATTTGGATACGGCATAATTCCAGCCACCCAGCGTTGCGGCCGACCGCGCCTCGGCGCCATCGCCTGCTGGCAGGGGAGCCACGTCGAACTTGCCGGCAATGCTGGAGTCCGAGCCATTGCCCAGCGCATAAGCATAGGGCCAGTTGCGCATGAACACTGCATTGCCCAGCTGCCAGACGCCGCGGCTTTCTTCTTCGCCATAAGCGAGATTGCCTTCGGGCGAGATCGTGCTGATCCAGCTGGCCGCTTCCTCGAGCGCCGCGACCGCCTGCTCGTTGTTGATGGAAATGGTGCCGTCGGCCTCAACCACCTGCCCGCCGCCATAGGATTTGACCCATTCCAGCGCGTTGCAGGTCAGCCCTTCATAGGCATTGCCCTGGAAGACGAAGCCGAACATGTCGGGGTTCCCCGCCGCACGCTCGCCATCCATCACTTCTTGGGCGGTCGCCTTGAGCTCGGCCCAGGTGCCGGGCACTTCCTTGCCGTATTTTTCCAGCAGGTCGGTGCGGTAATACAGGGCTGGCGCGTCGGTATAGCCGGGCATGGCTACGAGCTTGCCGTCCACGGTCTGGGATTCGATGATGGAGGGGAAATGCGCCCCGATCACATCGGCAGCCGCTTCGCTGAGGTCGAGGAACTGGTCGGCCAGCTGCGGCGCCCAGATCACGTCGGTGGTATACACATCGATATCGGCATTGCCGGCCGCCAGCCACAGCCGATACTGGCCGAACTGGTCCGAGGTCGAAGACGGCATGGGCACGATGGTGACGGCGTGCCCGGTCTGCTCGGCAAACAGGTCCAACTGGGTCTGCAGGAATGCCAGCCCCGTGCCGGTGTCCCCCGAAACAATGGACAGCTCGGCCGCTTGCGCGGCGCTCGCCACCAGGGTGACGCTCGCCAGCAGACCGGCCATCAGCTTGTTGATCTTCATTGGTATCCTCCCGAATGAAACACGTGATCGAGGAAGAACCCGGCCAACAAGCGCGCCTTTTCCGGGCGGCGCTGGCAGCATTCCCCCTCTTAGGCTTTGGTTGGCTGGTTGCCCCAACACTCTTCCAAAGCGCCTTCCTCAGGAGACAACCAGAGGCCCCCTATACTGTCAAGCAGCGGCCACCTGAATTCGCCCGCCGCCTGCCTTTTGGCAAGAACAGGGACAAATCCGCGTGTATTGCCGGACGCTTGCGCCGGCTATCGTCGAGCACTTGCCAGCCCGGATAGGGCGCTGCGCGTTTGACGCGCGCGGGCGCCCGCGCCATGGTGGCGCGCAATGCGCAAGGAGTCGGATCATGGATAATCACTTTGTTTCAACCGACTGGCTGGCCGACCGTCTCGGCGATCCCGATCTGGTGATCGTGGATGGCTCCTGGCACATGCCCGGCTCCGTGCGCGATCCGCACGCCGAGTATCTGGAGTCCCATCTGCCGGGCGCGGTGTTCTTCGACATCGACGCGATCGCCGACAAGGACACCGACCTGCCCCATATGCTGCCCGCCCCTGCCGCCTTTGCCGGCGCCGTGGGTGAGCTCGGCATCGCCGATACCATGACCATCGTGGTCTACGACCAGTTCGGCATGGCCACTGCCCCCCGCGTCTGGTGGACCTTCAAGGTCATGGGCGCGCCCAACGTGCTCCTGCTCGAGGGCGGCTCGCCCAAATGGCGCGCCGAGGGCCGCCCCACCGAGTCAGGTCCCGTGCAGCGCGAGCCGCAATGGTTCGAAGTGCGGCTCGATCCCGACCGCGTCACCGATTTCGGCACCGTGCTCGCCCGCAGCCGCGACCGTGAAGCGCAGATCCTTGATGCCCGCCCCGCCGCTCGCTTCAACGCCGAAGTGCCCGAGCCGCGCCCGGGCCTGCGCGGTGGCCGCATTCCCGGCAGCATCAATGTGCCCGCGAGCCTTTTGACCGAAGCGGGTGCCATGCGCTCGCCTGACGAGCTGCGACAGCTTTTCGCCGAGCGCCGCATCGATCTCAGCCGCCCCATCATCACCACCTGTGGCTCGGGCATCACCGCCTCTGCCCTTGCGCTCGCGCTTGAGGTCGCCGGCGCCAAGGATGTGTCGGTTTATGACGGCTCCTGGACCGAATGGGGCGCCAATCCCGATGCTCCGATCGCCTGAAACGGCGGTGCATGGTTAATTAACGGCATTGTAACGTGCGCAGGGGGGACCAAGGCTGATATGCTGCAACCGACAGCGCTGCGGCTCCTTCGCGCGCATTAGGTGAATGGGATAAAATCAGCTTGATACGGCAACTTCTGGCATCGGTGATCATTTTAGCCGCTGCGGCCCTGGCATGGGTCTTTTTCGCCCCCGGCGCCACACAAACCCTGGCCTCCTACGGCATCGCCCTGCCCTTTGGCTCCACCCAGGAAGTTGCCAATGCCCCTCCAGCCGGGCGCCCGGGCGGCGCTCCTGGCGCCCCTGATGGCGCTCCCCGTGGACCCGCGGCCGGCCCTGGCGCAAACTCTGGTTCAGGTCCGGGCGGGCGCGGCCCAGGTGGCCCGCGCGGCGCCAGTCGCCAAACCAATGTCGTGACCACCGGGGTCACCCTCGCCACCATTAACGACACGCTCAGCGCCATCGGCGAAGGCACCGCCGTGCGCTCCGTCACCGTGGTTTCCTCCGCCGGCGGCACGCTGACCGAAGTTCTGGTCGCGCCCGGCCAGGAAGTGGCAGCCGGCGACGTCATCGCCCGCCTCGAAGCCGATGCCGAACAGCTTGCCCTCGACCGCGCCCGCCTCGCGGCCGATGATGCCGATGCGACCCTTGCCCGCACCGAAGGGCTCGCCAGCTCCAATGTCGTGGCCAACACCGCCCTCACCGCCGCCCAGCTCGCCGCCGCCAATGCCGATCTCGAGGTGCGCAATGCCGAACTGGCCCTCGCCCGCCGCACCATCACCAGCCCTATCAGCGGCACGGTCGGATTGATCCAGGTCACCCCCGGCAATTATGTCGGCGCGCAAACCACCGTCACCACCATTGATGACATCGCGTCGGTGCGCGTCGATTTCTGGGTGCCCGAGCG is a genomic window containing:
- a CDS encoding efflux RND transporter periplasmic adaptor subunit gives rise to the protein MIRQLLASVIILAAAALAWVFFAPGATQTLASYGIALPFGSTQEVANAPPAGRPGGAPGAPDGAPRGPAAGPGANSGSGPGGRGPGGPRGASRQTNVVTTGVTLATINDTLSAIGEGTAVRSVTVVSSAGGTLTEVLVAPGQEVAAGDVIARLEADAEQLALDRARLAADDADATLARTEGLASSNVVANTALTAAQLAAANADLEVRNAELALARRTITSPISGTVGLIQVTPGNYVGAQTTVTTIDDIASVRVDFWVPERYTSIVQPGTPITVSALAVPGRTFEGEISALDNRVDPASRTLQVQAEIPNEDGTLRPGMSFQVALRFPGETYPAVNPLAILWSTEGSYVWKYVEGRAVRVSAEIVQRNSDGVLVRADLEPGDAIITEGVLQLSEGAQVTLLEGPDGTGGEQPQAASAS
- a CDS encoding ABC transporter substrate-binding protein, translating into MAGLLASVTLVASAAQAAELSIVSGDTGTGLAFLQTQLDLFAEQTGHAVTIVPMPSSTSDQFGQYRLWLAAGNADIDVYTTDVIWAPQLADQFLDLSEAAADVIGAHFPSIIESQTVDGKLVAMPGYTDAPALYYRTDLLEKYGKEVPGTWAELKATAQEVMDGERAAGNPDMFGFVFQGNAYEGLTCNALEWVKSYGGGQVVEADGTISINNEQAVAALEEAASWISTISPEGNLAYGEEESRGVWQLGNAVFMRNWPYAYALGNGSDSSIAGKFDVAPLPAGDGAEARSAATLGGWNYAVSKYSQDPDAAIELALFLSSPEVQKARAINQTQLPTIEALYDDAEIAEAAPIVPNWKEIFQNAVPRPSAPTKADYNQVSSLFWSAVHDTLSGNGSAAENLEVLELDLTDLKGSGW
- the sseA gene encoding 3-mercaptopyruvate sulfurtransferase; its protein translation is MDNHFVSTDWLADRLGDPDLVIVDGSWHMPGSVRDPHAEYLESHLPGAVFFDIDAIADKDTDLPHMLPAPAAFAGAVGELGIADTMTIVVYDQFGMATAPRVWWTFKVMGAPNVLLLEGGSPKWRAEGRPTESGPVQREPQWFEVRLDPDRVTDFGTVLARSRDREAQILDARPAARFNAEVPEPRPGLRGGRIPGSINVPASLLTEAGAMRSPDELRQLFAERRIDLSRPIITTCGSGITASALALALEVAGAKDVSVYDGSWTEWGANPDAPIA